The Streptomyces sp. NBC_01268 genome segment TCCGAGTCTCCGGCGGCCCGCGCGGCCTTCTCCCGGAAGGCGGACGGGGCCTCGTCCAGTGCGCCGGCGGCCAGGTCGAGGGCTCCGGCCGCCGCGTACGCCGAGCAGTTCCACTGCGCCACCGCGTCGCCGCGCACCAGCCGTACGTACCGCCCGAGCTCGGTGTCGAGGGAGAGGCGGCCCGCCGACTCCCGTACCGACACGGCGAGGTCGAGGAGCCGGACCACCGGCCCGTCCGAGAACATGGCACACACCTCTCTCACGGTCCCTTGTGCGGCATGGCGGTGAGCACGATGAACGGCGGATCGAGATCGTGCTTGTAGATGAGCCGCACCTGGACCCAGCTCTTGCCTTCGGCCTTGGCGTTCATGCCGTCGTTAGTGTAATCGTCGCGCGACACGCTGCGGCCGACGTCCTGCCCCGGGAATTCCAGAAGGAGCGGGGGCTGGATCTCGGATTTGTTGGGGTCGTAGTTCGGATTCGTCTGGATCTTCTTGCGGGTGCTGTCGATCCAGTCCGAGATGCGGTTCTCGTTCGCGTCGTTGCTGATCACGGCCTGCGTGTACTTCTGCGCCGAGGCCAGGTCCGTGAACGACGAGGCGGCGGGCGCGCCCGTCTGGTCGCGCAGCCGCATCCGCAGCTGGTCGTCGGTGAGCCCGACGTGCTTGTCGATCGGGTGGCTGTCGTAGAGCCCTTCCTGGCTGGCCAGGTCGATCGGGTAGTAGAAGTCGTCCTCGTCCTGCCCGGGCACCATGAACTTGTGCTCGTGCTTGAACTCGTTGAGCGAGCGCGCCCCGAAGGCCTGCGCCCTGGCCTGCTCGGACCGGTAGGTGGGGACGGCCCTGTCGGCCTCCTCCAGGGCGGGGATCAGCTTGTCGAGCCGCGCCACGACCGCCCGGCACTCGTTCTCGTACGTCGTCACGGCCCGGCTCATCGCGGCCTGGTCGATCTCCAGGGTGATGTTGATGCCGAGGTCGCGGCCGAGGGACAGGATGCTCTTGCCGATCTTCTTGACATCGCCCAGGTCGATGCCGTCCTTGATGTGCGGCAGCGCGTCCCAGACGGCCTTCTTCCAGATGCGCCACAGCTCGTGGCGCATCTTCGAGGCGGCCTCGGCGAACGCCCGCAGTGCCTGGCTGACTTCCTGCGTGGTGTCGAACAGGACGCTCATCACGGGGTGGCTGGCGCTGGTGCCGGCCGAGGTGCCGGAGCCGCCGCTGTCGTGCTTCCACTCGTACCCGGCGGTCGACGTGCCCCAGGCCGTCGTGCCCCACAGGGAGCTGGTGAACGTGCGCATGGCCGCCTGCCACTCGCCGTTGTTCGGGTCGGAGATCGAGCCCACGGCCTGGTTGAGCATCCCCTCGACCTGCCCGACGGAGAAGCCGGGCTGGAGCCAGGCGAGCGCCAGCTTGTCGATCTCCTGGTAGTCGGGCAGGGGCAGGATGTCGGCGGCCTTGCCCCAGCGAAAGACGTGGTGCAGCAGCTTGCGGATGATGTCCATCGCCCAGTCGGGGACGCCTTCGAGCAGCCAGGAGATGAGGTTGCTCGCATAGTCGTCCATGTCACCCCACTTCAGATCCGTGATCCGGGAGTAGTGGGGTGGGGAGTCGATGACGTGGGGGAGCGGGAACTGCTGGGGCTGCGCGGTGCCCGAGGGATGGCTCGCGGCCTCGGCCCGCGCGTAGTTGTTGGCGGTGGTGACGAAGCCGGTGGCGACGCCGCCGATGCCGGCCACCGCCTTGGCCCAGGTGTCGAGGAACTTGTTGCCGA includes the following:
- a CDS encoding RNase A-like domain-containing protein yields the protein MGTPTAPPAPGAGFDVTPAQLNGVAGTVATQQGNLDKAAKDFLYVIVEYMDCGGYGPTAQAVSASYVKVGNKFLDTWAKAVAGIGGVATGFVTTANNYARAEAASHPSGTAQPQQFPLPHVIDSPPHYSRITDLKWGDMDDYASNLISWLLEGVPDWAMDIIRKLLHHVFRWGKAADILPLPDYQEIDKLALAWLQPGFSVGQVEGMLNQAVGSISDPNNGEWQAAMRTFTSSLWGTTAWGTSTAGYEWKHDSGGSGTSAGTSASHPVMSVLFDTTQEVSQALRAFAEAASKMRHELWRIWKKAVWDALPHIKDGIDLGDVKKIGKSILSLGRDLGINITLEIDQAAMSRAVTTYENECRAVVARLDKLIPALEEADRAVPTYRSEQARAQAFGARSLNEFKHEHKFMVPGQDEDDFYYPIDLASQEGLYDSHPIDKHVGLTDDQLRMRLRDQTGAPAASSFTDLASAQKYTQAVISNDANENRISDWIDSTRKKIQTNPNYDPNKSEIQPPLLLEFPGQDVGRSVSRDDYTNDGMNAKAEGKSWVQVRLIYKHDLDPPFIVLTAMPHKGP